From Pelotomaculum schinkii, the proteins below share one genomic window:
- the fusA gene encoding elongation factor G, whose product MKNYQTGQIRNLGVVAHGGAGKTSLVEALLFNTGVLSRLGRVEDGTTTSDYHPEETSRQITVHTSLVPCESNGVKVNLLDTPGFSDFIGEVKGALRVSDAAMFVVSAVDGVEVQHEIIWDIADQYNLPRIVFINKMDRENANFERVLDDLKSKFKANFVPVQIPIGSFSTFNGVVDIINAKAYTGEGKGKETGIPGDLEDDIASYREQLIEAAAEGDDDLTMKYLEGEELTPDEIKDGLKKSVALGKAVLVLAGSATKNTGVAQLLDVIINYLPAPQENEGPMAALVFKTIADPFVGKMNFLKVMSGKFKSDTTVYNSSKEKNEKIGNVLFVRGKNTVQTDVVNCGDMAVVVKLQDTGTGDTLCDRDKHVVLERIDFPVPTLTVAISPKSKNDEDKLGDAISKLLEEDQTMRVEKNTEIKQTLLTGMGELHINILVEKLKRRYGVDVVLAEPKVPYRETIRSKVEVEGKHKKQSGGRGQYGHVWIRFEPNPEEEFTFTEEVFGGSVPRQYFPAVEKGLREAINDGVLAGFPTTGLKATLYDGSYHNVDSSEMAFKIAAHLAFKKGAMLAKPVLLEPIMNVEVRVPENNMGDIISDFNTKRGRVLGTESEGKQTIVKATCPLSEMYRYAIDLKSITQGRGSFKMEFSSYEEVPGRQAEDIIKKAKAEAEAEKEK is encoded by the coding sequence TTGAAGAACTATCAAACCGGACAAATACGCAACCTCGGGGTAGTGGCCCACGGTGGGGCAGGAAAAACCTCCCTGGTTGAGGCTTTGCTGTTTAATACCGGTGTATTATCACGCCTCGGCAGGGTTGAGGACGGGACAACTACCTCGGATTACCATCCCGAGGAAACGTCAAGGCAGATTACCGTTCACACCAGCCTGGTACCGTGTGAATCAAACGGTGTAAAGGTAAACCTGCTGGATACTCCCGGTTTTTCTGATTTTATCGGTGAAGTAAAAGGTGCTTTAAGGGTTTCCGATGCAGCCATGTTCGTGGTATCAGCCGTTGACGGCGTTGAGGTGCAGCACGAGATTATCTGGGACATTGCCGACCAATATAATCTGCCCCGGATAGTATTTATCAATAAAATGGACCGAGAAAATGCTAATTTCGAAAGAGTTCTGGATGATTTGAAGTCAAAATTTAAAGCTAATTTTGTTCCCGTACAAATTCCCATCGGCTCATTTAGCACCTTTAACGGCGTGGTTGATATCATTAACGCAAAGGCCTATACGGGTGAAGGAAAAGGCAAGGAGACCGGGATTCCCGGCGATCTGGAGGACGACATCGCCAGCTACAGGGAACAGTTAATTGAAGCGGCAGCTGAGGGCGATGACGACCTCACAATGAAATATTTGGAAGGGGAGGAGCTGACCCCGGACGAGATTAAGGACGGGTTGAAGAAATCCGTTGCTCTTGGTAAGGCGGTTTTAGTGCTGGCAGGATCGGCAACCAAAAATACAGGAGTTGCCCAACTGCTCGATGTCATCATAAATTATTTGCCGGCTCCACAGGAAAATGAAGGTCCGATGGCAGCCCTTGTATTTAAGACCATCGCAGACCCATTCGTTGGTAAAATGAACTTCCTGAAGGTTATGAGCGGAAAATTCAAAAGTGATACAACTGTTTACAACAGCAGTAAGGAAAAAAACGAAAAAATCGGCAATGTCCTGTTTGTCCGGGGTAAAAACACGGTTCAGACTGATGTGGTAAACTGCGGCGACATGGCAGTGGTGGTAAAACTCCAGGATACCGGGACCGGCGACACCTTGTGTGACAGGGATAAGCATGTGGTTCTGGAAAGAATTGACTTCCCCGTGCCCACCCTGACTGTGGCCATATCCCCCAAGAGTAAGAACGATGAGGATAAACTGGGCGATGCCATTTCCAAGCTGCTTGAAGAAGACCAGACTATGCGCGTTGAGAAGAACACCGAAATAAAACAAACTCTTCTTACCGGTATGGGAGAACTGCACATCAACATCTTGGTTGAAAAACTTAAGCGCAGGTATGGTGTTGATGTCGTGTTGGCCGAACCCAAGGTTCCATACAGGGAAACAATAAGGTCCAAGGTAGAAGTAGAAGGAAAACACAAAAAACAATCGGGTGGACGCGGGCAGTACGGTCATGTCTGGATCCGCTTTGAACCAAACCCGGAAGAAGAATTTACCTTCACTGAGGAGGTTTTTGGTGGTTCTGTCCCCAGACAGTATTTCCCCGCAGTTGAGAAGGGCTTGCGTGAAGCTATAAATGACGGGGTACTGGCGGGCTTTCCTACTACCGGTCTTAAAGCAACTTTGTATGATGGTTCCTACCATAACGTGGACTCTTCCGAAATGGCCTTTAAGATTGCGGCTCACCTTGCCTTTAAAAAAGGCGCCATGCTGGCCAAACCGGTGCTTTTAGAGCCAATCATGAATGTTGAGGTGCGGGTACCGGAAAATAACATGGGAGATATTATCAGTGATTTTAACACCAAGCGCGGGCGTGTCCTCGGCACTGAGTCCGAAGGCAAGCAAACCATTGTTAAAGCAACGTGTCCTCTCTCTGAGATGTACCGTTATGCCATAGACCTTAAGTCCATAACCCAGGGCAGAGGTTCCTTCAAGATGGAGTTCAGCAGCTACGAGGAAGTTCCCGGGCGTCAGGCTGAAGATATAATCAAGAAGGCCAAGGCTGAGGCTGAAGCTGAGAAGGAAAAATAA
- a CDS encoding YpmA family protein, whose amino-acid sequence MENNEGSLTGKLELIAVKTFKNYDEMYKVVNFLNNTLKDKKLIFGLTKDSANGTVTISIYES is encoded by the coding sequence TTGGAAAACAACGAAGGCAGCTTGACGGGCAAACTTGAATTAATTGCTGTTAAGACCTTTAAAAATTATGATGAAATGTACAAAGTGGTCAATTTTTTGAACAATACCTTAAAGGACAAAAAACTCATATTCGGTCTTACCAAAGATTCTGCCAACGGAACAGTGACAATATCCATCTATGAAAGCTGA
- the queC gene encoding 7-cyano-7-deazaguanine synthase QueC produces MKSVVLLSGGLDSTVSFAHALRESEVALCLTFDYGQRAANQEKKAAAALAAHYRVEHLVVELPFLRDITSTALVRGDLDLPEPDRTGLDDFAASTASAAAVWVPNRNGVFINIAAAFAESRQCGLVVTGFNREEAVTFPDNSTDFVAAAGHALSFSTMNKVKVVSYTQRLDKVEIIKFGLRLGIPFRHIWSCYRGYEKMCGSCESCQRFKRASEQAGLDTTAFFV; encoded by the coding sequence ATGAAAAGTGTTGTTCTTCTGTCAGGCGGTCTCGATTCCACAGTTTCTTTCGCCCATGCGTTAAGAGAAAGCGAAGTCGCCCTGTGCCTGACTTTTGATTACGGACAGAGGGCAGCCAACCAGGAAAAGAAAGCCGCCGCAGCGCTGGCGGCCCACTACCGGGTTGAACACCTGGTAGTGGAACTGCCTTTTTTAAGGGATATTACCTCAACAGCCCTCGTCAGGGGTGATTTGGATTTGCCGGAACCAGACCGGACCGGACTTGATGATTTCGCAGCATCAACCGCCAGCGCTGCCGCCGTTTGGGTTCCTAACCGCAACGGGGTATTTATCAATATTGCCGCTGCCTTTGCCGAGTCCCGTCAATGCGGGCTGGTTGTAACAGGTTTTAATCGCGAGGAAGCAGTAACCTTCCCCGACAATAGCACGGACTTCGTTGCTGCTGCCGGCCATGCCCTCAGTTTTTCAACTATGAATAAGGTTAAAGTCGTCAGCTATACCCAGCGTTTGGATAAGGTTGAGATTATCAAGTTCGGCCTAAGGTTGGGTATTCCATTTAGACACATTTGGAGCTGTTACAGGGGATATGAAAAAATGTGCGGCAGCTGTGAAAGCTGCCAGCGCTTCAAGCGGGCATCAGAACAGGCCGGCCTGGATACAACTGCTTTTTTTGTCTAA
- a CDS encoding heavy-metal-associated domain-containing protein → MEKIILKVWGMECGHCKAAVLKALRETKGVNDVSIHLPSGETTVTYDPSVVGRDEMVVAVKGAGYEVLD, encoded by the coding sequence ATGGAGAAAATTATTCTTAAGGTATGGGGAATGGAATGTGGTCATTGTAAGGCCGCAGTTCTAAAGGCTCTAAGGGAAACAAAGGGAGTGAATGACGTAAGTATACATTTACCTTCCGGCGAAACTACAGTAACTTATGATCCCTCGGTTGTTGGACGTGACGAGATGGTAGTGGCAGTAAAAGGCGCGGGATATGAGGTTTTAGATTAA
- the queD gene encoding 6-carboxytetrahydropterin synthase QueD — MYELSIRTRFAAAHCIEDYKGPCSRVHGHTWQIEATVLGPQLNRLGMLIDFQDLKRILKNIVHKLDHQNLNELEPFKGGGEKSPTAENLARYIFEQLKPEITAMQGDLRVGLVRVWESPDASAVYKEVQPLS; from the coding sequence TTGTACGAGCTTAGTATTAGAACCCGGTTTGCAGCGGCGCACTGTATTGAAGATTATAAAGGCCCCTGTAGCAGGGTGCACGGTCACACCTGGCAAATCGAAGCTACCGTGCTTGGTCCGCAGTTAAACCGGTTGGGGATGCTGATTGACTTTCAGGACCTTAAAAGAATTCTCAAAAATATTGTTCATAAACTTGACCACCAAAACCTGAATGAGCTGGAACCGTTCAAGGGCGGGGGGGAGAAAAGCCCCACGGCGGAAAACCTGGCCCGTTATATCTTTGAACAGCTCAAGCCTGAAATTACAGCCATGCAGGGGGACCTGCGGGTAGGATTGGTGCGTGTCTGGGAGTCGCCTGACGCCTCGGCTGTTTACAAGGAGGTGCAACCGCTTTCATGA
- the surE gene encoding 5'/3'-nucleotidase SurE: MRILISNDDGIEAEGINQLRVFLQEDHELFVVAPDRERSATGHKITMDRPLRVKERIYPGSKTKGWAVDGTPADCVKLGLEALLPAPPDLVISGINFGPNLGTDVLYSGTVSAAIEGIINGVPALAVSLASYEYHDFSEAGKFIKELVAKLGRDIAKNSLLNINIPPCRPRGIKVTKLGQRRYINIFDKRIDPRGKVYFWMGGEPFDLDEKDPDTDVWVVREGYTSITPLHFDFTDHGFISNLKTMIKKLEGEPS; this comes from the coding sequence ATGCGTATATTAATAAGCAATGATGACGGTATTGAGGCTGAAGGAATCAATCAGTTGAGAGTATTCCTTCAGGAGGACCACGAACTGTTTGTGGTCGCTCCTGACCGGGAGAGAAGCGCCACAGGTCATAAAATTACAATGGACCGGCCGCTGAGGGTCAAGGAACGTATCTATCCCGGCAGCAAAACAAAAGGGTGGGCCGTAGACGGGACGCCTGCGGACTGTGTGAAACTTGGGTTGGAGGCTTTGCTTCCGGCGCCTCCGGACCTGGTTATATCGGGAATTAACTTCGGGCCTAATCTGGGTACCGATGTCCTGTACTCAGGTACCGTATCCGCGGCCATAGAAGGTATCATCAACGGGGTGCCTGCCCTTGCTGTTTCCCTGGCCAGTTATGAGTACCACGATTTCTCCGAAGCAGGGAAGTTTATTAAGGAGCTTGTTGCCAAACTCGGCCGGGATATTGCAAAGAACAGCCTGCTCAACATAAATATTCCGCCATGCCGGCCGCGGGGCATCAAAGTGACCAAATTGGGCCAAAGGCGCTATATCAACATCTTCGATAAAAGAATTGATCCAAGGGGAAAAGTGTATTTTTGGATGGGCGGTGAGCCCTTTGATTTGGACGAGAAGGACCCGGATACAGATGTGTGGGTGGTGAGGGAAGGGTATACTTCCATTACACCGCTCCACTTTGACTTTACTGACCATGGCTTTATCAGCAACCTGAAAACGATGATAAAAAAGCTGGAGGGTGAACCAAGCTAA
- a CDS encoding 7-carboxy-7-deazaguanine synthase QueE, giving the protein MAVPVTEIFSSVQGEGLLVGRRQIFIRLYGCNLRCSYCDTVLTEEPAFCRVETAPGCGIFEYLPNPLGIEEIVKVLEGLAVGLHHSISLTGGEPLLHSNIIRELAPALRGSRRGIYLETNGTLPDELSRVIDLVDMVAMDFKLPSVSGLPPLWSKHGRFLEIAATKETYVKVVVAEQTPSREIEMAAGLIKSTAPGVPLVIQPLTTKGAMGISPARLSLLQRQALKVLDDVRVIPQTHKLMGML; this is encoded by the coding sequence ATGGCTGTTCCGGTAACCGAAATTTTCTCTTCTGTGCAAGGGGAGGGATTGCTGGTAGGGCGCCGCCAAATTTTTATCAGGCTGTACGGTTGCAACCTCAGGTGTTCCTACTGCGATACGGTTTTGACCGAAGAGCCCGCTTTCTGCCGGGTAGAAACGGCTCCAGGATGTGGAATTTTTGAGTATCTGCCAAATCCCTTAGGAATCGAAGAGATTGTTAAGGTCCTGGAAGGCCTTGCTGTTGGCCTGCATCACTCAATCAGCCTTACTGGTGGTGAGCCGCTGCTGCATTCCAATATTATCAGGGAACTGGCGCCGGCGCTTCGCGGGTCACGCAGGGGAATTTACCTTGAAACGAACGGCACTCTGCCGGATGAGTTATCCAGGGTTATTGATCTGGTTGATATGGTGGCTATGGATTTTAAACTGCCAAGTGTAAGCGGCCTTCCTCCCCTCTGGAGCAAACACGGTCGTTTCCTTGAGATTGCTGCCACTAAAGAAACATATGTAAAAGTAGTAGTGGCTGAACAGACACCCAGCCGGGAGATAGAAATGGCTGCCGGTCTAATTAAAAGTACAGCTCCCGGTGTGCCTTTGGTTATCCAGCCCCTTACTACCAAAGGAGCGATGGGTATATCGCCAGCTCGTTTGAGCCTACTGCAGAGACAGGCATTAAAGGTTTTGGACGATGTAAGAGTCATACCTCAGACCCATAAACTAATGGGTATGCTGTAG
- a CDS encoding TIGR04086 family membrane protein — protein MSSTNMGSLRSLVNISAVLKGTFLTLAVSLLLSIGTGIVYHVSSVTEQTLPWFTGAILAASAFSGSLAAGKQAGSRGLYHGLATGLLFFFALWLLAGLFLPGQAGLSIFSKFLLSLSAGALGGVVGVSLT, from the coding sequence ATGTCTTCCACTAATATGGGGAGCCTGAGAAGTTTGGTTAATATCAGCGCGGTGCTCAAGGGGACCTTTCTGACCCTGGCTGTGTCCTTGCTATTAAGCATTGGGACCGGTATTGTCTACCATGTAAGTTCAGTAACAGAGCAAACTCTACCATGGTTTACCGGCGCTATCCTGGCTGCCAGCGCTTTCAGCGGTTCACTTGCCGCCGGCAAGCAGGCCGGGAGCAGGGGACTTTACCACGGGCTTGCTACGGGGCTGCTGTTTTTTTTCGCGTTATGGCTGCTGGCCGGTTTGTTCTTACCGGGGCAAGCCGGCCTCAGTATTTTCTCCAAATTTCTGTTATCTTTGAGCGCCGGAGCTCTCGGTGGTGTTGTAGGCGTTAGTTTAACATGA
- the spoVB gene encoding stage V sporulation protein B: MKQQSFIYGTFVLLAASLLNRIIGFTYQIFLIRLIRPEGIGLLNMIYPIYVMILVMASAGVPVAISKLVAEEVARHNWRGANRIFNICFTFLIVSSSVFTLLCLLCAPYLLKHVFPNPKVFNIFLSLLPGIIIVSLCSAFRGYYQGLQQMKPTAVTQVLEQLVRVVAGLTLATLLLPRGIEYAAAGASTGVIIGEIAGLAAIVTIHLQKRPHFPAGLPSATDEPLLRSLGRIFNLAVPVTLTRFVATSLLSIDAVLIPLRLQASGLQLVEATSVFGQFVGIAESLLFVPGIITISMATALIPAVSDAVALQNIPLVRSRCEEAIRITLLAGLPSAVILMFLAEELCGLIFGYPEAGASLRILALGGPFLYLQQTSTGILQGLGEAFRPFRNLVFASFIKITGIYYLTGLNHLGIKGTAAALVAGYFVMAVLNLYDIRRLTRLKPDWHNNLMKPLIATIGMGPAILLSKNSLYGYTGSEAAATAGALFAGISFYLLLLFLTGGIKIYDLLRLRAAFNSKIDA; encoded by the coding sequence ATGAAACAGCAGTCCTTTATTTATGGTACCTTCGTTTTGCTGGCAGCAAGTTTATTGAACCGAATTATTGGTTTCACTTACCAGATTTTCTTAATTCGTTTGATCCGCCCGGAAGGGATCGGCTTGCTTAACATGATTTACCCAATTTACGTTATGATACTGGTGATGGCCAGCGCGGGTGTGCCGGTGGCCATATCAAAACTGGTGGCGGAGGAAGTGGCCAGGCATAACTGGCGGGGAGCCAACCGCATATTTAATATTTGTTTTACCTTCCTTATAGTAAGCAGCTCAGTTTTTACCTTGCTTTGCCTCCTGTGTGCTCCATACCTTCTTAAGCACGTCTTTCCCAATCCTAAAGTATTCAATATTTTCTTAAGCCTTTTGCCCGGGATTATTATTGTTTCTCTTTGCTCTGCTTTTCGCGGCTACTACCAGGGTTTGCAACAGATGAAACCTACCGCCGTAACGCAGGTCCTGGAACAACTGGTCCGGGTCGTCGCCGGACTCACACTGGCCACATTGTTATTGCCTCGCGGGATTGAGTATGCGGCGGCTGGCGCCTCAACAGGTGTAATCATCGGCGAAATTGCAGGCCTTGCAGCAATCGTCACTATTCATTTACAAAAACGTCCCCACTTCCCTGCAGGCCTTCCATCTGCCACGGATGAACCTCTGCTGCGTTCATTGGGCAGAATCTTCAACCTGGCCGTCCCTGTTACCCTCACTCGTTTTGTTGCAACTTCGCTATTGTCGATAGATGCCGTCTTAATCCCGCTCCGCTTACAAGCTAGCGGTCTTCAATTGGTCGAGGCCACATCTGTCTTCGGGCAATTTGTGGGAATCGCGGAGAGTCTTTTGTTTGTCCCGGGTATAATCACGATCTCTATGGCGACCGCGTTAATCCCGGCGGTTTCGGATGCCGTTGCCTTACAGAATATCCCCCTGGTACGCTCACGTTGCGAAGAAGCCATCAGAATAACCCTGCTGGCCGGGTTGCCCAGCGCCGTAATCCTTATGTTTTTGGCAGAAGAATTATGCGGCCTGATTTTCGGTTACCCCGAGGCCGGAGCAAGTCTCAGAATTTTAGCCCTCGGGGGCCCATTTCTTTATCTCCAGCAGACCTCAACTGGTATTCTCCAAGGGTTGGGTGAAGCATTCCGGCCTTTTCGGAACCTGGTATTCGCTTCATTTATTAAGATTACCGGTATATACTACCTGACCGGGTTAAACCATCTGGGGATAAAGGGTACGGCTGCAGCACTGGTTGCAGGCTATTTTGTAATGGCAGTGCTGAACCTTTACGACATCCGCCGCCTGACCCGGCTAAAACCTGATTGGCACAATAACTTAATGAAACCCTTAATTGCGACCATCGGTATGGGGCCAGCCATCCTTTTATCAAAGAATTCCCTTTACGGATATACGGGTTCAGAAGCCGCTGCAACCGCAGGCGCCCTATTTGCAGGGATTTCTTTTTATCTATTATTATTATTCCTTACAGGTGGTATTAAAATTTATGACCTGCTACGGCTAAGGGCTGCCTTCAACTCAAAAATTGACGCTTGA
- a CDS encoding DUF366 family protein, giving the protein MLQRFISETITYDGTQLSSHWAFRSMGLLGDSIVSFRGPCRVMLAEMVDLEDVRKNAPIFSHNMLHFIVEHFDMDLEKTILRQRMLIAIIKDILWESHRAEFTRSGDDLYAGEKKLSVSIATLTPVSTMIHTGLNILSKDTPVKTVGLADLGLQEEEIESLGKLISSRYTKEMDEIGMARCKVRGTT; this is encoded by the coding sequence ATGCTGCAACGTTTTATTTCCGAAACAATCACCTACGACGGTACCCAGCTTTCATCACACTGGGCTTTTCGCAGTATGGGACTTCTGGGAGACAGCATTGTGTCTTTTCGAGGACCCTGCCGGGTTATGCTGGCGGAAATGGTGGACCTGGAGGATGTGAGAAAAAACGCTCCTATATTTAGCCACAATATGCTGCACTTCATCGTGGAGCATTTCGACATGGACCTCGAGAAGACGATTTTGCGTCAACGTATGCTGATTGCGATTATTAAAGATATTCTGTGGGAAAGCCATCGGGCAGAGTTTACCCGTAGTGGAGACGACCTCTATGCCGGTGAAAAAAAATTATCTGTCTCCATCGCTACTTTGACTCCGGTTTCCACCATGATTCACACGGGACTTAATATTTTAAGCAAGGACACACCGGTTAAAACGGTCGGGCTGGCCGACCTTGGCTTGCAGGAGGAAGAAATCGAGTCCCTGGGCAAACTTATTAGCAGCAGATATACAAAGGAGATGGACGAAATCGGGATGGCTCGTTGTAAAGTGCGAGGGACCACGTAA
- the folE gene encoding GTP cyclohydrolase I FolE codes for MVDQDKIKKAVRMILEAIGEDPEREGLTETPDRVARMYNEIFSGLWEDPESHLEKIFSEQHEEMIIVKDIPLYSMCEHHLLPFYGKAHVAYIPKDGKVTGLSKLARVVEGYAKRPQLQERLTSQIADSIMNRLNAQGALVVVEAEHMCMTFRGVKKPGSKTVTSAVRGLFRRNKATRAEAFALIKS; via the coding sequence ATGGTCGACCAAGACAAGATAAAAAAAGCGGTCAGGATGATCCTGGAGGCCATAGGAGAAGATCCGGAGCGGGAGGGTTTAACGGAAACACCGGACAGGGTGGCTCGTATGTACAACGAGATCTTTAGCGGGCTTTGGGAGGATCCCGAGTCTCATTTGGAAAAAATTTTCAGCGAACAACACGAAGAGATGATCATTGTGAAGGATATACCGTTATATTCAATGTGTGAGCACCACCTGCTGCCATTTTACGGAAAGGCTCATGTCGCCTATATTCCAAAGGACGGCAAAGTCACCGGGCTGTCCAAACTGGCCCGGGTTGTGGAGGGTTACGCCAAGCGGCCACAGCTGCAGGAGCGACTTACCTCCCAGATCGCCGACTCCATTATGAACAGGCTAAATGCCCAGGGCGCCCTGGTGGTAGTGGAGGCGGAGCATATGTGTATGACCTTCCGGGGAGTTAAAAAACCTGGTTCAAAGACTGTAACCTCTGCGGTACGGGGCCTTTTCCGCCGCAATAAGGCTACCCGGGCGGAAGCCTTTGCGCTGATAAAAAGTTAA
- a CDS encoding NADH-quinone oxidoreductase subunit L, whose protein sequence is MLDTLLLILIALPFIAGFICLALKNHSARAVVVVLVSIVLMITSIVLLGYGDFEYTLGGQWNELITYLDFALLAYIAFQAFYHRKYHSLFAYSAVIFAIASIVMVYYFDFVMAHGIEVEPTFFADQLSIIMVLIISIVGSLIAIFGIPYMKEHEHHIHLEITRQPRFFLYLVLFLGAMNGLVLANNIVWLLFFWEITTLCSFMLIGHDKTEIATVNALRAISLNMLGGVGFTAGVMILFNNAHTLSLIDIINSKHAPALLILPLSLMVFAGLTKAAQVPFQSWLLGAMVAPTPVSALLHSSTMVKAGVYLIVRLAPAYAGTWLSTMVAILGGLTFVITSALAVGQSNGKKVLAYSTIANLGLIIACAGINTPLAYAGAIFLIIFHAVSKALLFLCVGTIEHGIGSRDIEDMHGLVDKMPMTAVISVIGMVTMFLPPFGMLIGKWTAMEAAAIMPIVLLLMVLGSAITIVFWVRWAGILMSTSSKPVKRVIENIAFLTKTPLVALAALAIILNIIIFQVYNLMISPLAKVYYTKAADTFTQVGNGTLVNTVGSFTLWPIFATVIVVILFSIYAVGKAKNSVVTAPYMCGETADNDEDRPRFRAIADGWVDYAHSNYYLNKVFGEEVLTNGSNIIAIIAILVMFIVSYMGL, encoded by the coding sequence ATGCTGGACACGCTTTTATTGATACTAATTGCATTACCGTTTATTGCGGGTTTTATTTGTCTTGCATTGAAGAACCACTCTGCCAGGGCAGTAGTTGTCGTTCTTGTTTCCATAGTTTTAATGATAACTTCAATAGTACTACTGGGTTATGGAGACTTCGAGTACACTTTGGGAGGGCAATGGAACGAATTAATTACGTATCTTGATTTTGCATTATTAGCTTATATTGCATTCCAAGCCTTTTACCACAGAAAATACCATTCCTTGTTTGCATACAGCGCTGTTATCTTTGCCATTGCTTCTATTGTAATGGTTTATTATTTTGACTTTGTAATGGCCCATGGGATTGAAGTAGAGCCAACTTTCTTTGCTGATCAGCTTTCAATTATCATGGTATTGATTATTTCGATAGTTGGTTCGTTGATTGCTATTTTTGGTATTCCTTACATGAAGGAACATGAACACCATATACATTTAGAAATAACCAGACAGCCGCGTTTTTTCCTTTACTTAGTGCTCTTCCTTGGCGCAATGAATGGTCTTGTTCTTGCCAATAATATTGTCTGGTTGTTGTTCTTCTGGGAAATTACCACTCTTTGCTCCTTTATGCTTATCGGACATGATAAAACTGAAATTGCCACAGTAAACGCATTAAGGGCGATATCATTAAACATGCTGGGTGGTGTTGGTTTTACTGCCGGTGTTATGATTCTTTTCAACAACGCCCATACACTATCTTTAATAGACATTATCAACAGTAAACATGCCCCAGCATTATTAATTTTACCGCTTTCACTGATGGTTTTTGCAGGACTAACCAAAGCTGCGCAAGTCCCGTTCCAGAGCTGGTTGCTGGGCGCGATGGTTGCCCCGACCCCTGTCTCGGCGCTGCTTCACTCCAGCACCATGGTTAAGGCAGGTGTCTACCTGATCGTACGCTTAGCGCCAGCCTATGCCGGCACCTGGTTAAGCACGATGGTCGCTATTCTTGGCGGTTTAACTTTTGTTATTACTTCAGCTTTGGCGGTTGGACAAAGCAATGGTAAGAAAGTCCTGGCGTACTCTACTATTGCCAACCTCGGTTTGATTATCGCATGTGCCGGGATAAATACTCCGCTCGCATATGCCGGCGCCATATTCTTGATTATTTTTCATGCGGTTTCCAAGGCGTTGCTCTTCCTCTGTGTTGGGACAATCGAACATGGTATTGGCAGCAGAGATATTGAAGACATGCATGGTTTAGTTGATAAAATGCCTATGACCGCCGTAATCAGCGTTATTGGTATGGTTACCATGTTCTTACCTCCTTTTGGCATGTTGATTGGTAAATGGACCGCTATGGAAGCAGCTGCAATTATGCCGATAGTTTTACTCCTAATGGTTCTGGGTAGTGCTATTACAATAGTCTTCTGGGTACGGTGGGCTGGAATTCTAATGAGTACTTCCAGCAAGCCTGTAAAACGGGTTATTGAAAATATTGCCTTCCTGACCAAGACTCCGTTAGTTGCCCTGGCGGCGCTGGCGATTATCCTCAATATTATAATCTTCCAGGTATATAACTTAATGATTTCCCCTCTGGCAAAAGTTTACTATACTAAAGCAGCGGACACCTTTACCCAGGTAGGGAACGGTACATTAGTCAACACCGTAGGATCTTTCACCCTGTGGCCCATATTCGCAACCGTTATAGTGGTCATTCTATTTAGTATTTACGCTGTCGGGAAAGCGAAAAACAGCGTGGTTACCGCGCCATATATGTGCGGTGAAACCGCCGATAATGATGAAGACCGGCCGCGGTTCCGTGCCATTGCTGACGGTTGGGTCGATTACGCTCATAGCAACTATTATTTGAACAAAGTATTTGGAGAAGAAGTACTGACGAATGGTTCCAATATCATTGCTATTATTGCGATTTTAGTAATGTTTATTGTGTCCTACATGGGATTGTAA